One window from the genome of Enterobacteriaceae bacterium Kacie_13 encodes:
- a CDS encoding DHA2 family efflux MFS transporter permease subunit, with translation MTEDRSYWKPKANPWAVAAVVTIAVFMEILDTTIVNVALPHVAGSLSSSYDESTWVLTSYLVANGIVLPISAFLSRVMGRKTYFLICIGMFTVCSFLCGIATELWQMILFRILQGFFGGGLQPIQQSVLLDYFKPADRGKAFGLSSIAIIVAPVVGPTLGGYITDHFSWRWVFLINIPVGIIALLAIYQLLEDPPWERKAKGKLSIDYIGIGLIALGLGCLQVMMDRGEDDDWFKSGFIVTFAVLAATGIVGAIYWLLYAKKPVVDLRCLKDKNFAVAGLLMAGMAMILYGSSVVIPQLAQQQLGYTATLSGLVMSPGAILIVLSIPLVLKLMPIVQTRYIIAFGFFLLAASFVYSARLTPNVDFETLVLFRSAQSIGLGFLFVPLTTIAFITIPQRMNADAAALFTMFRNVAGSIGISLATAGVTERTQAHSAHMVHNMSPLNEQFNQAVTKSAAAIRDFAHVLGDPMQLATARMYQEMVSQSRILAYIDVFGYCAIVAVILIPFCFLLSPVKSEGNAGAH, from the coding sequence ATGACCGAAGATCGCAGTTACTGGAAACCCAAGGCCAATCCCTGGGCAGTTGCTGCCGTTGTCACCATCGCGGTGTTCATGGAAATTCTGGACACCACGATAGTCAACGTGGCGCTGCCGCACGTCGCCGGTTCGCTCTCTTCCAGCTATGACGAATCGACGTGGGTGCTGACTTCCTACTTAGTCGCCAACGGCATTGTATTGCCGATTTCCGCATTCCTCAGCCGCGTGATGGGGCGTAAAACTTATTTCCTGATCTGTATCGGGATGTTTACCGTTTGCTCATTCCTGTGCGGGATCGCCACCGAACTGTGGCAGATGATTTTATTCCGCATTTTGCAGGGCTTCTTCGGCGGCGGTTTGCAGCCCATCCAGCAATCGGTTCTGCTTGATTACTTCAAACCTGCCGATCGCGGTAAGGCGTTTGGCCTCTCTTCGATTGCCATCATCGTGGCACCGGTGGTCGGCCCGACGCTCGGCGGTTACATCACCGACCACTTCAGCTGGCGCTGGGTGTTTTTGATCAACATTCCGGTAGGGATTATCGCCCTGCTGGCGATTTATCAGCTGCTCGAAGATCCGCCATGGGAACGTAAGGCCAAAGGCAAACTGAGCATCGATTACATCGGTATCGGGCTGATTGCGCTGGGGCTGGGTTGTTTGCAGGTGATGATGGACCGCGGCGAGGACGACGACTGGTTCAAATCCGGCTTTATTGTCACTTTCGCTGTACTGGCGGCGACCGGGATTGTCGGGGCAATTTACTGGCTGCTGTACGCCAAAAAGCCCGTGGTCGATCTGCGCTGTCTGAAGGATAAAAACTTTGCTGTAGCAGGATTGCTGATGGCCGGTATGGCGATGATTCTCTATGGCAGCTCGGTGGTGATCCCGCAGCTGGCGCAGCAACAGCTCGGCTATACCGCGACGCTTTCTGGGCTGGTGATGTCGCCAGGCGCGATACTGATTGTGCTGTCGATCCCGCTGGTATTGAAACTGATGCCGATTGTGCAGACGCGTTACATCATCGCCTTCGGTTTCTTCCTGCTGGCCGCGTCGTTTGTCTATTCGGCAAGACTGACACCAAACGTCGATTTCGAAACGCTGGTGCTGTTCCGTAGCGCGCAGTCAATCGGTCTTGGGTTCCTGTTTGTGCCGCTGACCACTATCGCGTTTATCACCATTCCGCAGCGGATGAACGCTGATGCCGCCGCGCTGTTCACCATGTTCCGTAACGTCGCCGGATCGATTGGCATTTCGCTGGCGACCGCCGGAGTGACCGAGCGAACGCAGGCGCACAGCGCGCATATGGTGCACAACATGTCGCCGCTCAATGAACAGTTTAATCAGGCCGTGACCAAAAGCGCCGCCGCTATTCGCGATTTCGCCCATGTGCTGGGTGACCCGATGCAGCTTGCTACCGCGCGGATGTATCAGGAGATGGTGTCGCAGTCGCGCATTCTGGCCTACATCGATGTGTTCGGTTATTGCGCCATCGTCGCCGTTATTTTGATCCCATTTTGTTTCCTGCTTTCGCCAGTTAAGAGCGAAGGTAATGCCGGAGCACACTAA
- the corA gene encoding magnesium/cobalt transporter CorA — MNDIATEEKKPSCDSVINSVAYRDGKRLQDVTVEDISEVLKEPDTFVWLGLWQPEDSYMRSIQEEFGLHDLAIEDALTAHQRPKIEQYGESLFIVAHTAQKVKETIEYGETHMFLGKNFLITIRHGASSSYLQVRNHAEERPDMLAKGPAYALYCILDSIVDNYLEILHQYTEQFDAIEKLMFQNTFNQQAVQQVYRLRRDLLSLRNSAVPMEDICNQLSHHYEELVPKGLRAYIRDVQDHANQVIKTTDDMREMLSNAMHVNLALVSVHQNEVVQRLAGWGAILAIPTVVFSLYGMNFKNMPELDDWWGYPVTLGVTFVGCVWLYWKLKKSGWL; from the coding sequence ATGAACGACATTGCAACAGAAGAGAAAAAGCCCAGCTGTGATTCAGTGATCAACAGCGTTGCCTATCGCGACGGTAAGCGGTTGCAAGATGTGACCGTTGAGGACATCAGCGAAGTGCTGAAAGAGCCGGACACCTTTGTCTGGCTTGGGCTTTGGCAGCCGGAAGACAGTTACATGCGCAGCATTCAGGAGGAATTCGGCCTGCATGACCTGGCGATTGAAGATGCGCTGACCGCCCATCAGCGGCCGAAAATCGAGCAGTACGGCGAATCGCTGTTTATCGTCGCGCACACCGCGCAGAAGGTGAAAGAAACCATCGAGTACGGCGAAACGCACATGTTCCTCGGTAAAAACTTCCTGATCACTATCCGCCACGGCGCATCGTCGAGCTATTTGCAGGTGCGAAATCACGCCGAAGAACGCCCGGACATGCTGGCGAAAGGTCCGGCTTATGCGTTGTACTGCATTCTGGACTCCATCGTCGATAACTATCTGGAAATCCTGCATCAGTACACCGAGCAGTTCGATGCCATTGAAAAGCTGATGTTCCAAAATACCTTTAACCAGCAGGCAGTGCAGCAGGTGTACCGTCTGCGTCGTGATTTGCTCTCACTGCGCAATTCCGCGGTGCCGATGGAAGATATCTGTAATCAGCTCAGCCATCATTACGAAGAGCTGGTGCCGAAAGGCCTGCGTGCTTATATCCGCGATGTACAGGATCACGCTAATCAGGTGATTAAAACCACTGACGACATGCGCGAAATGCTTTCCAACGCCATGCACGTGAATCTGGCGCTGGTGTCGGTGCATCAGAACGAAGTGGTGCAGCGACTGGCGGGCTGGGGGGCCATTCTGGCAATCCCGACCGTGGTCTTCAGTCTGTACGGCATGAACTTTAAAAACATGCCGGAACTGGATGACTGGTGGGGGTATCCGGTGACGCTCGGTGTGACTTTTGTCGGCTGCGTGTGGTTGTACTGGAAATTGAAAAAATCCGGCTGGCTATAA
- a CDS encoding cation diffusion facilitator family transporter, whose translation MSRPAPSYKGLTRIASLVSLCVALILVCVKVWAWAATGSIALLTSAADGLVDVLASMVTLIGVRYALRPADKGHRYGHGKAEAVAAFVQALLLGAAGLVLGGESIGRIINPQPLAQLGLGIWVIIGSSIAATGLVLMQTYVVKRTGSTAIAADRAHYVTDVAVNIAVLVALILERHLGWTRSDSIGALLISFYMIWNARGMAADALKQLLDRELDIVDRKRVKAAVLSVEGVRGVHDIRTRNGGDRVFVEFHLEVDGNLTVDIGHEIGDAAEMAVGKLFKFADVTAHLEPDGIDDDRLDNVLL comes from the coding sequence ATGAGCCGTCCTGCACCTTCTTATAAGGGTCTGACGCGTATTGCGTCGCTGGTGTCGCTGTGCGTGGCGCTGATTCTGGTCTGCGTGAAAGTCTGGGCCTGGGCGGCGACCGGCTCGATCGCACTACTCACTTCGGCGGCTGATGGGCTGGTGGACGTGCTGGCGTCGATGGTCACACTGATTGGCGTGCGCTATGCGCTGCGCCCGGCGGATAAGGGGCACCGTTATGGTCACGGTAAGGCTGAGGCCGTAGCGGCGTTTGTACAGGCACTGCTGCTGGGCGCAGCGGGGCTGGTACTTGGTGGCGAATCAATCGGCCGCATCATTAACCCGCAACCGCTGGCGCAGCTCGGTTTAGGTATCTGGGTCATTATCGGCAGCTCGATTGCCGCTACCGGTCTGGTACTGATGCAAACTTATGTCGTGAAACGCACTGGTTCGACGGCTATCGCCGCTGACCGTGCGCACTACGTGACAGATGTGGCGGTGAACATCGCGGTGCTGGTGGCGCTGATCCTCGAGCGTCATCTCGGCTGGACTCGTTCGGATTCCATCGGCGCATTGCTGATTTCCTTCTATATGATCTGGAACGCCCGCGGCATGGCGGCGGATGCGCTTAAACAGTTGCTGGACCGGGAGCTGGATATCGTGGATCGCAAGCGGGTGAAAGCGGCGGTACTGAGCGTTGAAGGTGTGCGCGGCGTGCATGACATCCGCACACGCAACGGCGGCGACCGCGTATTTGTCGAATTCCATCTCGAAGTGGACGGTAACCTGACGGTAGATATCGGCCATGAAATTGGTGACGCGGCTGAAATGGCAGTCGGTAAACTGTTTAAATTCGCCGATGTCACCGCGCATCTCGAGCCTGACGGCATTGACGATGACCGGCTGGATAACGTACTGCTCTGA
- a CDS encoding heavy metal RND transporter yields the protein MLILPRHPWVTWQWLLAFMPVGAFATPVSLPQALVAAQDYSAELSASRHQINALDNRADSAMQLPDPKLKFGIENLPVGGNNDRRFTREGMTMQRIGIMQDYVSSSKRERKADTLRAESRQVAASTQSIRARLQRDAALAWMELAIGEQSITQIQKLVDESQRQIGVQRGGVSSGSALPASVLDARLTLIGMQDKLTQAQRDVQLARTRLSQLTGIDQPEINGAVPPVGTLPTEVPRADSVDQHPEIIQARREAEVAQSKSSESAIAALPDVGVEVYYAHRADDYDDMAGVMVTVDLPLFTASRQDKDHAADQSMAMESNDRLAQLVRDHQAQLTTLIAQYQAASTLWQRQKNDVVPLQQQRISVIQAQYRAGKSSLNEVLDARRSLLDSQLAVRNAELDVARYWVALRYLAPQENY from the coding sequence ATGTTGATTTTACCGCGTCACCCCTGGGTGACGTGGCAATGGCTGCTGGCTTTTATGCCGGTTGGCGCCTTTGCCACACCCGTTTCCCTGCCGCAGGCACTGGTCGCCGCGCAGGATTATTCCGCCGAACTTTCCGCCAGCCGCCATCAGATCAACGCACTGGATAACCGCGCCGATTCGGCGATGCAGTTGCCGGATCCGAAGCTGAAATTTGGTATCGAAAACCTGCCGGTCGGCGGCAACAACGACCGCCGCTTTACCCGTGAAGGCATGACCATGCAACGCATCGGCATCATGCAGGATTACGTCAGCAGCAGTAAGCGCGAGCGTAAAGCTGATACGTTACGTGCCGAATCACGGCAGGTGGCGGCGTCGACACAAAGTATCCGCGCCCGTCTGCAAAGGGACGCCGCGCTGGCCTGGATGGAACTGGCGATCGGCGAACAGAGCATCACGCAAATCCAAAAGCTGGTGGATGAAAGTCAGCGACAGATTGGCGTGCAGCGCGGCGGGGTCAGCAGCGGCAGCGCCCTGCCTGCCTCGGTGCTCGACGCTCGCCTGACACTCATCGGTATGCAGGACAAACTCACCCAGGCGCAACGCGATGTTCAGCTGGCCCGTACCCGCCTGAGCCAGCTGACAGGCATTGATCAACCTGAAATCAACGGCGCTGTTCCGCCGGTCGGCACACTGCCGACGGAAGTACCGCGGGCGGACAGCGTCGATCAGCATCCGGAAATTATTCAGGCACGGCGCGAAGCGGAAGTCGCGCAGTCAAAGTCCTCAGAATCGGCGATTGCCGCACTGCCGGACGTCGGCGTTGAAGTCTATTACGCGCATCGTGCCGACGACTACGACGATATGGCGGGCGTGATGGTTACCGTCGATTTACCGCTGTTTACCGCCTCGCGGCAGGACAAAGATCATGCTGCCGATCAATCGATGGCGATGGAAAGCAATGACCGACTCGCGCAACTGGTGCGGGATCATCAGGCGCAGCTGACCACGCTTATTGCACAATATCAGGCCGCCAGCACCCTGTGGCAACGGCAAAAAAACGACGTTGTGCCACTACAACAACAGCGCATCAGCGTGATTCAGGCGCAGTACCGCGCCGGAAAAAGCAGCCTGAATGAGGTCCTCGATGCGCGCCGCAGCCTGCTCGACAGCCAGCTGGCGGTACGCAATGCCGAACTGGACGTCGCCCGCTATTGGGTGGCCCTGCGCTACCTCGCGCCACAGGAGAATTACTGA
- a CDS encoding efflux transporter outer membrane subunit encodes MPEHTKLNTTRKLEKTRFFTLSLMAIALTACSVGPDYQKPQTATPGAFNDLSKPKDADGASVALPSEPNPLWWKAFNDPQLDSLVTRAIAGNISLQQAVLRIAGAREQVTQAKGAWLPSVQGNAKVTRQQLGLKGILESSGASSQLNDLSPEASGAIDTATRPVDLYQGSFDASWELDLFGGTRRQVEAANAQTQSSIEQRNDALVSLEAEVARAYLQLRGAQSITASIQTQIDVAQQTLDLTQNRQQNGLSPQLDVENARAQLGSLRAQLPQYQAQERQAMNGLAVLLGQTPGSLDGELIAPKPMPTLPAAVPVGVPSQLARRRPDVRKAEADLHAATANIGVSVAQLFPSISLTGQFGMRNTDASYLDNWSSHFYSVGPSVTVPIFQGGRLISSVHLSRAQQANAALNYRQTVLTALQDVDNALVSYRTDQDQVSGLDQTTEALQTAFDLASDSYRQGLSTFINVLDAQRQLAQAHQQSAEAKVKTSTDLVSLYKALGGGWEPYQNVDLPTYTVFGPAATPDVKVQTTSGVTP; translated from the coding sequence ATGCCGGAGCACACTAAGTTGAATACGACCCGGAAGTTAGAGAAGACCCGATTTTTTACGCTGTCATTGATGGCGATCGCCCTCACCGCCTGCTCCGTTGGCCCGGATTATCAGAAACCGCAGACCGCGACGCCGGGGGCATTTAACGATTTGAGCAAGCCGAAAGACGCCGACGGCGCGTCTGTGGCGCTGCCTTCCGAGCCGAACCCGCTGTGGTGGAAAGCCTTTAACGATCCGCAACTCGACAGCCTGGTGACCCGCGCAATTGCCGGGAATATCTCATTGCAGCAGGCGGTGTTACGCATCGCCGGTGCGCGCGAACAGGTGACGCAAGCCAAAGGCGCGTGGTTGCCTTCGGTACAGGGCAACGCCAAAGTCACCCGGCAGCAGCTCGGCCTGAAAGGTATTCTCGAATCGAGCGGTGCTTCTTCACAGCTAAACGATCTCAGCCCCGAAGCCTCGGGCGCTATCGACACCGCGACGCGGCCGGTGGATTTGTATCAGGGAAGCTTCGATGCCAGCTGGGAGCTGGACTTGTTCGGCGGCACCCGTCGCCAGGTCGAAGCGGCCAATGCGCAGACCCAGTCTTCAATCGAGCAGCGTAACGATGCGCTGGTCTCGCTGGAGGCCGAAGTTGCCCGTGCTTACCTGCAACTGCGCGGTGCACAAAGTATTACCGCGTCGATTCAAACACAGATCGATGTCGCGCAGCAGACGCTGGATCTGACACAAAACCGTCAGCAAAACGGTCTTTCGCCACAGCTCGATGTGGAAAACGCCCGTGCTCAGTTAGGTTCGCTGCGCGCCCAGCTGCCGCAGTATCAGGCACAGGAGCGTCAGGCGATGAACGGTCTGGCGGTATTACTCGGCCAGACGCCGGGCTCGCTGGATGGCGAACTTATCGCGCCGAAACCGATGCCCACCCTGCCCGCTGCCGTACCGGTTGGCGTGCCCTCACAGCTGGCGCGCCGTCGCCCGGACGTGCGCAAAGCCGAAGCCGATCTGCACGCTGCCACAGCGAATATCGGCGTCTCGGTCGCACAGCTCTTCCCGAGCATTTCACTCACCGGCCAGTTCGGGATGCGTAACACCGACGCCAGCTATCTCGATAACTGGAGCAGCCATTTCTACTCCGTGGGGCCATCAGTCACCGTACCGATCTTCCAGGGCGGACGTCTGATTTCCAGCGTGCATCTCTCCCGCGCGCAGCAGGCCAACGCCGCCCTGAACTATCGTCAGACGGTGCTGACCGCTTTGCAGGACGTGGATAACGCGCTGGTCAGCTACCGTACCGATCAGGATCAGGTCAGCGGCTTAGACCAGACTACCGAAGCCTTGCAGACGGCATTTGATCTGGCGAGTGACAGCTACCGTCAGGGGCTTTCGACCTTCATCAACGTGCTCGATGCCCAGCGCCAGCTGGCGCAGGCGCATCAGCAGTCCGCCGAAGCGAAAGTGAAAACCAGCACCGATCTGGTCTCACTGTACAAAGCACTGGGCGGCGGCTGGGAGCCGTATCAGAACGTGGATTTACCGACTTATACTGTATTTGGCCCGGCGGCGACGCCGGACGTAAAAGTGCAGACGACGTCGGGCGTGACACCGTAA
- a CDS encoding SDR family NAD(P)-dependent oxidoreductase has product MNPSKFLFITGVSSGFGRALAEEALKAGHRVAGTVRNQQAKQEFDALVPGRSTGWILDVTDFDAIAPLAEVVERESGPVDVLVNNAGYGHEGIMEESPLSEVLHQFDVNVFGAVAVIKAFLPAFRARRAGHILNVTSMGGFITMPGISYYCGSKFALQGISETLTKELKPFNIAVTAIQPGSFRTDWAGRSMVRSPRSISDYDPLFGPIRETREKRSGHQPGDPQKAARAILRLIDSPAPPASLLLGSDAVMFVREKLQQMSADIDAWEEISRSTDG; this is encoded by the coding sequence ATGAACCCGTCAAAATTTTTATTTATCACCGGTGTCAGCAGCGGTTTTGGCCGCGCGCTGGCAGAAGAAGCGCTGAAAGCAGGGCACCGCGTCGCAGGCACCGTGCGCAATCAGCAGGCGAAACAGGAATTTGATGCACTGGTTCCTGGCCGAAGCACCGGCTGGATCCTGGATGTCACCGATTTCGACGCGATCGCCCCGCTGGCAGAAGTCGTCGAACGCGAAAGCGGCCCGGTCGATGTGCTGGTGAACAACGCCGGTTACGGCCACGAAGGCATCATGGAAGAGTCGCCGCTGAGTGAAGTACTGCATCAGTTCGACGTTAACGTGTTTGGGGCAGTCGCTGTCATCAAAGCTTTTCTGCCCGCGTTCCGCGCACGTCGCGCCGGTCATATTCTGAATGTAACGTCGATGGGCGGCTTTATCACCATGCCGGGTATCAGTTATTACTGCGGCAGTAAATTCGCTTTGCAGGGTATTTCCGAAACCCTGACCAAAGAACTCAAACCGTTCAACATTGCAGTGACCGCCATCCAGCCTGGATCGTTTCGCACTGACTGGGCGGGACGTTCTATGGTGCGCTCGCCTCGCAGTATCAGTGATTACGATCCGCTTTTCGGGCCGATCCGCGAAACACGTGAGAAACGCAGCGGTCATCAACCCGGCGACCCGCAAAAGGCAGCCCGTGCGATCCTGCGGCTTATCGACAGTCCTGCTCCTCCCGCATCCTTGTTGCTCGGCAGTGACGCCGTCATGTTTGTCCGCGAGAAGCTACAACAGATGAGTGCCGATATCGACGCCTGGGAAGAAATTAGCCGCTCGACCGATGGGTGA
- a CDS encoding helix-turn-helix domain-containing protein, with amino-acid sequence MTITTRMTALLDQLTPHEGYNLTVLPDVRFLRSDRPLLRTPVLYEPGIVIVLQGSKRGFMGNDVYLYDAQHYLMVSVPVPFTMETDASAAEPMLAIYMRLDFRVAADLLLQLDAQGMPEVESPRSMVSSPMDEAMRSSVLRFLQVMSSPADAAILGPAMMREVYYRVLTGPQGKTLRSALTMQGQFGKVAKALRKMHAQFNSHLDVEGLAKEAGMSVPTFHAHFKTVTQTSPIQYLKSTRLHQARLLMLRHELTASAASAQVGYESVSQFSREFKRLFGLTPLNEIARMRQNFNLPAPVTPSDFISSH; translated from the coding sequence ATGACCATCACCACGCGTATGACAGCGCTTCTGGACCAGCTGACACCGCATGAGGGCTACAATCTGACGGTACTGCCGGATGTGCGCTTCCTGCGGTCTGACCGTCCTCTGTTGCGCACACCGGTGCTTTACGAGCCGGGCATTGTAATTGTACTGCAAGGCAGTAAGCGCGGTTTTATGGGCAATGATGTCTATTTGTATGACGCACAGCATTATCTGATGGTTTCTGTGCCCGTGCCGTTTACCATGGAAACCGATGCCAGCGCTGCGGAGCCGATGCTGGCGATTTACATGCGGCTGGATTTTCGCGTGGCGGCTGACCTGCTATTACAACTGGACGCGCAGGGGATGCCGGAAGTTGAATCGCCACGCAGTATGGTTTCCAGCCCGATGGACGAGGCGATGCGCAGCTCCGTGTTGAGATTTTTGCAGGTGATGTCTTCACCCGCAGATGCCGCGATTTTGGGACCGGCGATGATGCGGGAAGTCTATTACCGGGTTCTGACCGGGCCGCAAGGGAAAACCTTGCGCAGTGCGCTGACGATGCAGGGGCAATTCGGCAAAGTGGCGAAAGCGTTGCGTAAAATGCATGCGCAATTTAATTCGCATCTTGATGTAGAGGGGCTGGCAAAAGAGGCGGGAATGAGTGTGCCAACGTTTCACGCTCATTTCAAAACGGTGACTCAGACTTCGCCGATACAGTATCTCAAATCCACTCGTTTGCATCAGGCCAGATTGCTGATGTTGCGCCATGAGCTAACCGCGTCAGCGGCCAGCGCACAGGTAGGGTATGAAAGTGTGTCGCAGTTCAGCCGCGAATTTAAACGTCTTTTCGGGCTGACGCCGCTGAACGAAATAGCGCGTATGAGGCAGAATTTTAATCTTCCTGCCCCGGTTACGCCCTCAGATTTCATCTCATCACATTAA
- a CDS encoding DUF2474 family protein, whose amino-acid sequence MRKLIREMDDDTVIKQPFWKRIGWMAMIWLGSVLALFAVASVFKLLMAAAGMRTH is encoded by the coding sequence ATGAGAAAACTGATCCGAGAAATGGACGATGATACCGTCATCAAACAACCTTTCTGGAAACGCATCGGCTGGATGGCGATGATCTGGCTGGGCAGCGTGCTGGCGCTGTTTGCCGTTGCCTCCGTCTTTAAGCTGCTGATGGCGGCGGCGGGCATGCGAACACACTGA
- the cydB gene encoding cytochrome d ubiquinol oxidase subunit II, whose amino-acid sequence MGIDLPLIWFLIIVFGVMMYVVMDGFDLGIGLLFPLVKAEHERDVMMNTVAPVWDGNETWLVLGGAGLFGAFPLAYSVILDALAIPLTLMLFGLIFRGVAFEFRFKASAEKRHVWDKSFIGGSVLATFCQGVVLGAVISGIPVVNRAYAGGALDWLTPFNLFCGLGLVVAYALLGCTWLIMKTEGALQENMHSRVKPLLFTLLAVLAIISIWTPLTHGDIAARWFTRPNLFWFLPVPVLVVLVSVWMLRAVNRQAHHTPFLLTLALVFLGYTGLGISIWPNIIPPSISIWEAASPPQSQGFMLVGALFIIPIILVYTFWSYYVFRGKVTPEQGYH is encoded by the coding sequence ATGGGTATCGATCTTCCGCTGATTTGGTTTTTGATCATCGTCTTTGGCGTGATGATGTACGTGGTCATGGATGGTTTCGACCTCGGGATCGGCCTGCTGTTTCCGCTGGTCAAAGCAGAACATGAGCGTGACGTGATGATGAACACCGTCGCGCCTGTCTGGGACGGCAACGAAACCTGGCTGGTGCTCGGCGGTGCGGGGCTGTTCGGTGCATTTCCGCTGGCCTATTCGGTCATTCTGGATGCGCTGGCGATCCCGCTGACGCTGATGCTGTTCGGGCTTATCTTTCGCGGCGTGGCGTTTGAGTTCCGCTTTAAGGCCAGCGCGGAGAAGCGTCACGTGTGGGATAAGTCGTTTATCGGCGGCTCGGTGCTGGCGACCTTCTGTCAGGGCGTGGTGCTGGGTGCGGTAATCAGCGGTATTCCGGTGGTGAACCGCGCTTACGCGGGCGGCGCGCTGGACTGGCTGACGCCGTTTAATCTGTTCTGCGGATTGGGTCTGGTGGTGGCTTACGCCCTGCTCGGCTGCACCTGGCTGATTATGAAAACCGAAGGCGCATTGCAGGAAAACATGCACAGCCGCGTTAAACCGCTGCTGTTCACCCTGCTGGCGGTGCTGGCGATCATTAGCATCTGGACGCCGCTCACTCACGGCGACATCGCCGCCCGCTGGTTCACGCGGCCAAACCTGTTCTGGTTCCTGCCCGTACCGGTGCTGGTGGTGCTGGTTTCAGTGTGGATGCTGCGGGCAGTAAACCGCCAGGCGCATCATACGCCGTTCCTGCTGACGCTGGCGCTGGTCTTCCTCGGCTATACCGGCCTTGGGATCAGCATCTGGCCGAACATCATTCCGCCGTCGATTTCCATCTGGGAAGCCGCGTCGCCGCCACAGAGTCAGGGTTTTATGCTGGTCGGCGCGCTGTTTATCATCCCTATCATTCTGGTCTACACCTTCTGGAGCTACTACGTATTCCGGGGAAAGGTGACGCCGGAACAGGGCTATCACTGA
- a CDS encoding biotin/lipoyl-binding protein: protein MTNDNQPQPSASDDANSEYDSSQIKSGEGHSKNPGNEKDPKDSDEADAKGKGPGKKPLIILGVVVVIMLVVALVWWLMTKDQVNTDDAFIEGDAVTIAPKIAGYVTSLSVKDNQFVKKGDLLVEIDPRDATAQRDQAQAQLGLAVAQLHQAQVQFDLAKVQYPAQLAQAKAQQTRAEASLMNATADFRRQRGVDPRATTQQNIDSSNAQVRSAAADLENAKAQVQVAAQVQLQIRQAETNVEARQQQVEQAKAQLESATLNLSYAQVRAPFDGYVTKRNVQLGTLVQAGSSLFSVVSKDIWVAANFKESQLERMRPGNKVEITVDAYPDIKLQGHVDSVQQGTGSRFSAFPAENATGNYVKIVQRVPVKIVIDSGLDPKQPLPLGLSVDPTVTVE from the coding sequence ATGACAAACGATAACCAGCCACAACCTTCCGCGTCGGATGACGCAAACAGTGAATATGATTCCAGTCAGATCAAATCGGGAGAAGGACACAGCAAAAATCCCGGGAATGAAAAAGACCCTAAAGACAGCGATGAGGCCGATGCTAAAGGCAAAGGTCCCGGTAAAAAACCGCTGATTATTCTGGGGGTTGTCGTCGTGATTATGTTGGTGGTCGCGCTGGTCTGGTGGCTGATGACCAAAGATCAGGTCAATACCGATGACGCCTTTATCGAAGGAGATGCCGTCACTATCGCACCGAAAATTGCCGGTTATGTGACCAGCCTGTCGGTAAAAGATAACCAGTTCGTCAAAAAAGGCGATTTGCTGGTGGAGATTGACCCGCGTGACGCCACCGCGCAACGCGATCAGGCACAGGCTCAGCTCGGACTGGCCGTCGCGCAGCTGCATCAGGCGCAGGTGCAGTTTGATCTGGCAAAAGTGCAATATCCCGCACAGCTTGCGCAGGCTAAAGCTCAGCAAACCCGCGCCGAAGCCAGTCTGATGAATGCCACCGCCGATTTCCGCCGTCAGCGCGGTGTCGATCCGCGTGCCACCACGCAACAGAATATCGATTCTTCTAACGCGCAGGTGCGTTCTGCCGCTGCGGATTTAGAGAATGCAAAAGCGCAGGTGCAGGTTGCCGCGCAGGTTCAGCTGCAAATCCGCCAGGCCGAAACCAACGTTGAAGCCCGTCAGCAACAGGTTGAGCAGGCGAAAGCTCAGCTGGAAAGCGCCACGCTGAATCTGTCTTATGCCCAGGTGCGTGCACCGTTTGACGGCTACGTCACCAAGCGTAATGTGCAGCTCGGCACGCTGGTGCAGGCCGGTTCGTCACTTTTCTCGGTCGTTTCTAAAGATATCTGGGTGGCGGCTAACTTTAAAGAATCTCAGCTTGAGCGCATGCGTCCGGGCAACAAAGTCGAAATCACCGTGGATGCTTATCCCGATATCAAATTGCAAGGCCACGTTGACAGCGTTCAGCAAGGTACCGGCTCACGTTTCTCGGCCTTCCCGGCGGAAAACGCCACCGGTAACTACGTGAAAATCGTTCAGCGTGTACCGGTCAAAATCGTCATCGACAGTGGTCTGGATCCGAAACAGCCTCTGCCACTCGGCCTGTCTGTTGATCCGACGGTGACCGTCGAATGA